One Thiocapsa bogorovii DNA segment encodes these proteins:
- the tldD gene encoding metalloprotease TldD encodes MTTDPIAIARTSILEPAGLTEQDLDRLLGLLAGSTVDAADIYFQSSRLESWVLEDGIIKDGNFSIEQGAGLRAISGEKTGFAYSDELRFPALAQAAEAARAIARIGQGEQVRIGEVANKRSLYDPTNPIASLPDPEKIALLQRVDAEARRADPRVREVVASVVAVQDTVLVLGDDGALSADVRPLVRLNVSVVAEDGGRREQGSSGGGARADLDYFLLEDRALSFAREAVRLAVTNLEAGDAPAGTMTVVLGSGWPGVLLHEAIGHGLEGDFNRKGSSAFAGRIGERVAAPGVTVVDDGTLPGRRGSLNIDDEGTMTQNTVLIEDGVLCAYMQDKLNARLTGTHSTGNGRRESYAHLPMPRMTNTYMLAGERDPEEIIASVDKGLYAVNFGGGQVDITSGKFVFSASEAYLIENGKVGRPVKGATLIGNGPDVLTRVSMIGNDLRLDQGVGTCGKEGQSVPVGVGQPTLRIDGLTVGGTSA; translated from the coding sequence ATGACGACCGACCCGATTGCGATTGCACGCACGAGTATCCTCGAGCCCGCGGGATTGACCGAGCAGGACCTCGATCGTCTACTCGGACTGCTCGCCGGCTCCACGGTGGATGCCGCCGATATTTACTTTCAGTCCAGCCGGCTTGAGTCCTGGGTCCTCGAGGACGGGATCATCAAAGACGGCAACTTCAGCATCGAGCAAGGCGCCGGGTTGCGGGCGATCAGCGGGGAGAAGACGGGTTTTGCGTACTCGGACGAGTTGCGTTTCCCGGCGCTCGCACAGGCGGCGGAGGCCGCCCGCGCGATTGCGCGGATCGGGCAGGGTGAGCAGGTCCGCATCGGCGAGGTTGCAAACAAGCGCAGCCTCTACGACCCCACCAATCCGATCGCCAGCCTGCCCGATCCTGAAAAGATCGCTCTGCTGCAACGGGTCGATGCCGAGGCACGGCGAGCCGATCCGCGTGTGCGCGAGGTCGTCGCCAGTGTGGTCGCCGTCCAGGACACGGTGCTGGTGTTGGGTGACGATGGCGCCTTGTCGGCCGATGTGCGCCCCCTCGTGAGGCTGAACGTGAGCGTCGTGGCCGAAGACGGCGGACGGCGCGAGCAGGGATCGAGCGGCGGCGGTGCCCGAGCCGATTTGGATTATTTCCTCCTCGAGGATCGAGCGCTGTCCTTCGCGCGCGAAGCCGTGCGCCTTGCGGTCACCAATCTCGAAGCCGGCGATGCGCCCGCAGGGACTATGACGGTCGTGCTCGGATCCGGCTGGCCGGGCGTCTTGCTGCACGAGGCGATCGGGCATGGGCTCGAAGGCGATTTCAACCGCAAGGGCAGCTCTGCCTTCGCCGGGCGGATCGGCGAGCGGGTGGCTGCCCCGGGCGTGACGGTCGTGGATGACGGCACCTTGCCGGGTCGGCGCGGGTCGTTGAACATCGACGACGAAGGGACCATGACCCAGAATACCGTCTTAATCGAAGACGGAGTTCTCTGCGCCTATATGCAGGACAAGCTCAACGCGCGTCTCACCGGGACGCACTCCACGGGCAACGGTCGCCGCGAATCCTACGCTCACCTGCCGATGCCGCGCATGACCAATACCTACATGCTCGCCGGCGAGCGCGATCCCGAAGAGATCATCGCATCGGTAGACAAAGGCTTGTACGCGGTCAATTTCGGCGGCGGGCAGGTGGACATCACCTCGGGCAAGTTTGTCTTCTCGGCGAGCGAGGCCTATCTGATCGAGAACGGCAAGGTCGGACGCCCAGTGAAGGGTGCGACCCTCATCGGCAACGGTCCGGATGTCCTGACCCGCGTGAGCATGATCGGTAACGATCTGCGACTCGACCAGGGCGTCGGCACCTGCGGAAAGGAGGGGCAGAGCGTCCCGGTCGGGGTCGGCCAACCGACCTTGCGGATCGACGGTCTGACCGTCGGCGGGACGAGCGCCTGA
- the pmbA gene encoding metalloprotease PmbA, with translation MSIAATDDTADRLARLKQTIEDLLKEAKRRGATAAEASVGSSAGLEVSVRLGEVETVEHTRDNGLGITVYFGNRKGSASTSDLSAGAVRDAVKAACAIAEHTQEDPCAHLADAALLAAEIPDLDLYHPWHLGVEDAIEIAAACEDSARGYDPRIVNSEGASLSTHTGIQVYGNSHGFVAGYPTSRHGLSCAVIGQEGESLQRDHWWTSARAAADLDSARMVGERAAERTVARLGSRRIPTCQVPVLFRAEVATGLIRSLVSAIQGGSIYRRTSFLLDHLGERIFPEFLRIHEEPHLPRGLSSAPFDGDGVATRAKDLITDGVLQTYLLDAYSGCRLGMPTTGNAGGVRNLRIGMGDLDRAALLREMGTGLMVTELMGHGVNPVTGDYSRGAAGFWVEGGEIRHPVEEITIAGNLKRMYAGLLAVGNDDDYSGSTRTGSWLVDKMTVAGE, from the coding sequence ATGTCGATTGCCGCCACCGATGACACCGCGGATCGCCTCGCCCGCCTGAAACAGACGATCGAGGATCTCCTCAAGGAGGCGAAACGACGCGGCGCGACCGCCGCCGAGGCGTCGGTCGGCAGCAGTGCCGGACTTGAGGTCTCGGTCCGGCTCGGCGAGGTCGAGACGGTCGAGCACACGCGCGACAACGGCCTCGGGATCACTGTTTATTTCGGAAACCGCAAGGGTTCGGCAAGCACGTCCGACCTCAGTGCCGGCGCGGTGCGCGATGCGGTGAAGGCCGCCTGTGCCATCGCCGAGCACACCCAGGAGGACCCTTGCGCGCACCTCGCCGACGCGGCCCTGCTGGCCGCCGAGATCCCGGACCTGGATCTCTATCATCCCTGGCATCTGGGGGTCGAGGACGCGATCGAGATCGCGGCGGCCTGCGAGGACTCGGCCCGCGGCTATGATCCGCGGATCGTCAACTCGGAGGGAGCGAGCCTCTCCACGCACACCGGGATCCAGGTCTACGGCAACAGCCATGGATTTGTCGCCGGATACCCGACCAGTCGGCACGGGCTCAGCTGCGCCGTGATCGGTCAGGAGGGCGAGAGCCTGCAACGCGATCACTGGTGGACCAGTGCTCGGGCAGCGGCCGATCTTGATTCGGCGCGCATGGTCGGCGAGCGTGCGGCCGAGCGCACCGTTGCCCGGCTCGGGTCGCGCCGCATTCCGACCTGTCAGGTCCCCGTCCTCTTCCGTGCCGAGGTCGCGACGGGCCTGATCCGCAGCCTGGTCTCGGCGATCCAGGGCGGCAGCATCTACCGGCGCACCAGCTTCCTGCTCGACCACCTCGGCGAGCGCATCTTCCCGGAGTTCTTGCGGATCCATGAAGAGCCGCACCTGCCGCGGGGTCTTTCGAGTGCGCCGTTCGACGGGGATGGTGTGGCGACGCGCGCCAAGGATCTGATCACCGACGGGGTTTTGCAGACGTATCTTCTGGATGCCTATTCCGGCTGTCGGTTGGGTATGCCGACGACGGGCAACGCAGGCGGCGTGCGCAACCTGCGCATCGGCATGGGTGATCTCGATCGCGCCGCCTTGCTGCGCGAGATGGGGACCGGACTGATGGTCACGGAGCTGATGGGGCACGGCGTGAATCCGGTCACGGGCGACTACTCGCGCGGTGCCGCGGGCTTCTGGGTAGAGGGCGGAGAGATCCGACATCCTGTCGAAGAGATCACCATCGCGGGCAACCTCAAGCGCATGTACGCGGGCCTGCTGGCAGTCGGCAACGATGACGATTATTCAGGCAGCACACGCACCGGCTCCTGGCTGGTCGACAAGATGACGGTTGCAGGCGAATAG
- a CDS encoding NAD(P)/FAD-dependent oxidoreductase: protein MSVKTIGIVGGGIGGLGAAWLLDPRYEVTLLERHAYVGGHSNTLDVPDPRGAFPVDTGFMVFNRRNYPLLTAMFKHLGVATYPTSMSFAASLEGGRIEYGGDSLNTLFGARSNLLDWRFLWMIKEILRFNAAAKNFINSNPGDTLTVGDFLRRGRYSERFASHYLLPMAAAIWSCPTEDMRDFPFLSFARFFANHGLLDLVDRPDWETVRGGSRAYVQAILARFRGRCLPDTPVKRVRRREQGVEVETAAGELLQFDAVVMGCHADEALSLIETPTPVERDILGDFRYQTNQVFLHTDPALMPKRRRVWSSWNYIQQPGEGADRPVTVTYWMNSLQDLPSDRDVFVSLNPRVPPRSGSILAELTYEHPMFDASATDAQQRIGEIQGRDRIWFSGAYLGYGFHEDGLRAAVDVARGLDVRPPWETAAPSTASSAGEVAGAVSRRSRMTALSS from the coding sequence ATGTCAGTCAAAACAATCGGGATCGTCGGCGGCGGTATTGGTGGGCTGGGCGCGGCCTGGCTGCTGGATCCGCGTTACGAGGTGACCCTACTCGAGCGTCATGCGTATGTCGGTGGTCACAGCAACACGCTCGATGTCCCGGACCCGCGCGGGGCCTTTCCGGTCGACACCGGATTCATGGTCTTCAATCGGCGCAACTATCCGTTGTTGACCGCGATGTTCAAGCATCTCGGTGTCGCAACCTATCCGACCAGCATGTCCTTCGCGGCTAGCCTGGAGGGCGGGCGAATCGAGTACGGCGGAGACAGTCTGAATACACTGTTCGGCGCGCGCTCGAATCTGTTGGATTGGCGTTTTCTGTGGATGATCAAGGAAATTCTGCGGTTCAACGCAGCGGCGAAAAACTTCATCAACTCCAACCCCGGCGATACCCTGACGGTCGGGGATTTTCTGCGGCGTGGTCGTTACTCGGAGCGGTTCGCCAGTCACTACTTGCTTCCCATGGCAGCGGCGATCTGGTCGTGTCCCACCGAAGACATGCGGGACTTCCCCTTCCTGAGCTTTGCCCGATTCTTCGCCAACCACGGTCTGCTCGATCTGGTCGATCGCCCGGATTGGGAGACGGTGCGCGGCGGCAGTCGTGCCTACGTGCAGGCGATCCTGGCCCGGTTCCGAGGGCGTTGCCTGCCCGACACGCCGGTTAAGCGAGTGCGGCGTCGCGAGCAGGGAGTCGAGGTCGAGACCGCGGCCGGCGAGCTTTTGCAGTTCGATGCGGTCGTGATGGGGTGTCATGCCGACGAGGCACTCTCTTTGATCGAGACCCCGACGCCGGTCGAACGCGATATCCTCGGCGACTTCCGGTATCAGACCAATCAGGTCTTTCTGCACACGGACCCCGCGCTGATGCCGAAACGCCGCCGGGTCTGGTCGTCGTGGAACTATATCCAACAGCCGGGCGAGGGCGCCGATCGTCCGGTGACGGTGACCTACTGGATGAACAGCCTTCAGGATCTACCGTCCGACCGCGATGTCTTCGTCAGTCTAAACCCGCGCGTGCCACCGCGCAGCGGTTCGATCCTTGCGGAATTGACCTACGAGCATCCCATGTTCGACGCGAGCGCCACCGATGCCCAGCAACGCATCGGCGAGATCCAAGGCCGCGATCGGATCTGGTTCAGCGGGGCTTATCTGGGATACGGATTCCACGAGGACGGCTTGCGTGCCGCAGTGGATGTGGCGCGTGGGCTCGATGTGCGTCCGCCCTGGGAGACGGCTGCGCCGTCGACCGCGTCGAGCGCCGGCGAGGTTGCGGGCGCCGTGTCCCGGCGGAGTCGCATGACGGCGTTGTCCTCGTGA
- a CDS encoding DUF1365 domain-containing protein, with protein sequence MSAVAGRVIFGDVMHRRLFPVRYRFVYRVFSMLLDVDRVGEIARDCRWFSYNRFNLFSFYDRDHGARDGRGLKPWLLERLRLRGQQMEIARIELQCFPRVLGFVFNPLSVWTCFDHSDRPVAVLCEVNNTFGEAHSYLLHEQGAPMDWPIRHAHRKDFHVSPFVDMNADYHFRFTRQGDRHAIVIREYQDASLMLVAVQQGTAETITDAKLLHAAFAYPFLTLKVVLMIHWQALKIWLKGGRYHSKPAPPLEEVS encoded by the coding sequence GTGAGCGCCGTCGCCGGCCGAGTGATCTTCGGCGATGTCATGCATCGGCGGCTCTTTCCGGTGCGTTATCGCTTCGTCTATCGCGTCTTCAGCATGTTGCTGGATGTCGATCGGGTCGGCGAGATCGCGCGCGATTGCCGCTGGTTCTCTTACAACCGCTTCAACCTGTTCTCGTTTTACGATCGTGATCACGGCGCGCGCGACGGTCGTGGTCTCAAGCCCTGGTTGCTCGAGCGACTGCGCTTGCGCGGGCAGCAGATGGAGATCGCCCGCATCGAGTTGCAGTGTTTTCCCCGTGTGCTCGGATTCGTCTTCAATCCCTTGAGTGTCTGGACGTGTTTCGACCACTCGGACAGGCCTGTCGCGGTGCTGTGCGAGGTCAACAACACCTTCGGCGAGGCCCACAGCTATCTGTTGCACGAGCAAGGTGCGCCGATGGACTGGCCGATCCGTCACGCGCATCGCAAGGACTTCCACGTCTCGCCCTTCGTCGACATGAACGCGGACTATCACTTCCGCTTTACCCGGCAAGGCGATCGACACGCGATCGTGATCCGCGAGTATCAGGACGCGTCATTGATGTTGGTGGCCGTCCAGCAGGGGACCGCGGAGACGATCACCGACGCCAAGCTGCTGCACGCCGCCTTCGCCTATCCGTTCCTGACGCTGAAGGTCGTTCTCATGATCCATTGGCAGGCTTTGAAGATCTGGCTCAAGGGCGGGCGCTACCATTCCAAGCCAGCTCCGCCCCTAGAGGAGGTGTCCTGA
- a CDS encoding SAM-dependent methyltransferase → MSAEELIEEPLSRRSSWPSRLIGGFCRHLAFGQLLVRFPDGSATLHRGRFPGGSGAMEVQSPLKMAGRLLTRGEVGFGESYVEGHWTTPDLAALLEVLYDNMEHLGVGPRGMRWSRLWDRLSHRLRDNHPINSRRNIAHHYDLGNDFYRRWLDPSMTYSSALFADPARDSLESAQERKYHRLLDAMDAKPGEHVLEIGCGWGGFAELAARRGLRVTGVTLSREQLAYARERLEAAGLADRVDLRLQDYRDIEGRFDHAVSIEMMEAVGEAFWSTYYRALRRLVRPGGRIALQVITINEDDFPVYRKQPDFVQLYIFPGGMLPTPERMTREAKDADLLIRETAWFGLDYAETLRRWRLAFHAVDQEVARLGYDARFRRMWDYYLAYCETGFRTGCIDLTQTVLEVPQQS, encoded by the coding sequence ATGTCCGCAGAGGAGTTGATCGAAGAACCCTTATCCCGCCGATCGAGCTGGCCGAGCCGCCTGATCGGCGGGTTTTGCCGGCACCTGGCGTTCGGCCAGCTCTTGGTGCGTTTTCCCGACGGAAGCGCCACCCTGCATCGCGGCCGGTTCCCGGGCGGGAGCGGTGCGATGGAGGTGCAGTCGCCGCTCAAGATGGCTGGACGACTGCTGACCCGTGGCGAGGTGGGTTTCGGCGAATCCTACGTTGAAGGGCATTGGACGACGCCCGATCTCGCCGCATTGCTCGAGGTCCTCTACGACAACATGGAGCACCTCGGCGTGGGGCCGCGCGGGATGCGTTGGTCGCGGCTTTGGGATCGGTTGAGCCATCGGTTGCGCGACAATCACCCCATCAACAGTCGCCGCAATATTGCCCACCATTACGACCTGGGCAACGACTTCTACAGGCGTTGGCTCGATCCGAGTATGACCTACTCGTCCGCGCTCTTCGCCGACCCGGCGCGGGACAGCCTGGAATCGGCCCAGGAGCGTAAGTATCACCGATTGCTCGATGCAATGGACGCCAAGCCCGGCGAGCATGTTCTGGAGATCGGTTGCGGATGGGGCGGTTTTGCGGAGCTGGCGGCGCGGCGTGGTCTGCGCGTGACCGGCGTGACCCTCTCGCGCGAGCAGCTCGCCTATGCGCGCGAGCGCCTCGAGGCCGCCGGTCTTGCCGATCGGGTCGACCTGAGGCTTCAGGATTATCGCGACATCGAGGGTCGCTTCGACCACGCGGTCTCCATCGAGATGATGGAGGCGGTGGGCGAGGCCTTCTGGTCGACCTACTATCGGGCATTGCGTCGGTTGGTGCGGCCGGGCGGTCGAATCGCCTTGCAGGTCATCACCATCAACGAGGACGATTTCCCGGTCTACCGCAAGCAACCGGATTTCGTTCAGCTCTATATCTTCCCGGGCGGGATGCTGCCCACACCCGAGCGCATGACACGCGAGGCGAAGGATGCGGATCTTCTGATTCGGGAGACCGCGTGGTTCGGCCTCGACTATGCCGAGACCCTTCGACGTTGGCGTCTCGCCTTCCATGCGGTGGATCAGGAGGTGGCCCGGCTCGGGTACGATGCGCGTTTCCGGCGGATGTGGGATTACTATTTGGCCTATTGCGAGACCGGCTTCAGAACGGGCTGTATCGACTTGACCCAAACGGTCCTCGAGGTCCCGCAACAGAGCTGA
- the serB gene encoding phosphoserine phosphatase SerB: MSEIVLINVSGEDRPGITAALTEILARYRVPILDIGQSTIHNALALGLLVELPADSASCPVFRDLLFTAHGMGLDLRFTPIDPDAYEDWVAEQGQPRHILTLLGREIDSEHIARVAAVVAEYGLNVDRISRLTGRISRRVPERHPLACVELSVRGAVADLSELHAGLLALGQILDVDVAVQEDDIFRRNRRLVCFDMDSTLIQTEVIDELAAAAGVGPEVAAITEAAMRGELDFKESFRRRIALLEGLDESVLGEIAERLPITEGADRLIASLKQLGYRIAILSGGFTYFAEHLKGRFGIDDVYANSLEFRDGKLTGTVSSEIIDGARKAELLREIAAREGIRLEQVIAVGDGANDLPMLAIAGLGIAFHAKPIVTKQARHAIANVGLDGILYLLGMRDRDLERLAQGASTSSDEALAAASR, encoded by the coding sequence ATGAGCGAGATCGTCCTCATCAACGTCTCGGGCGAGGACCGTCCGGGGATCACTGCGGCCCTGACCGAAATCCTGGCACGGTATCGGGTGCCGATCCTCGATATCGGCCAGTCGACCATCCACAATGCCTTGGCGCTCGGTCTCCTCGTCGAGCTACCGGCGGACAGCGCATCCTGCCCGGTGTTTCGCGATCTGTTATTCACCGCCCACGGCATGGGGCTGGATCTTCGGTTTACGCCGATCGATCCCGACGCCTACGAAGACTGGGTTGCCGAGCAGGGGCAACCGCGGCATATCCTCACCCTTCTGGGCCGCGAGATCGATTCTGAGCATATCGCGCGGGTTGCCGCCGTGGTCGCCGAATACGGCCTCAACGTCGATCGGATTTCCCGACTGACGGGGCGGATCTCGCGGCGTGTGCCGGAGCGCCATCCGCTTGCCTGCGTGGAGCTTTCGGTCCGCGGTGCGGTAGCGGATCTCTCCGAGCTGCACGCAGGTTTGCTTGCGCTCGGACAGATCCTGGATGTGGATGTCGCGGTGCAGGAGGACGATATCTTTCGGCGCAACCGCCGTCTGGTTTGTTTCGATATGGACTCGACCCTGATCCAAACCGAGGTGATCGACGAGCTGGCCGCGGCAGCCGGTGTCGGACCCGAGGTCGCGGCCATTACCGAGGCCGCGATGCGCGGCGAGCTCGACTTCAAGGAGAGCTTCCGGCGCCGTATCGCACTGCTCGAAGGACTCGACGAGTCTGTCCTCGGCGAGATTGCGGAGCGCCTGCCGATCACCGAGGGCGCCGACAGGCTCATCGCGAGTCTCAAGCAGCTCGGCTATCGCATTGCCATCCTTTCCGGCGGCTTTACCTATTTCGCCGAGCACCTGAAGGGTCGATTCGGGATCGACGACGTTTATGCGAATTCGCTGGAATTTCGCGACGGAAAACTGACCGGCACGGTCTCGAGCGAGATCATCGACGGGGCGCGCAAGGCCGAGTTGCTGCGGGAGATTGCGGCCCGCGAAGGGATTCGCTTGGAGCAGGTCATTGCCGTGGGCGACGGCGCCAACGATCTGCCGATGCTTGCGATCGCCGGCCTGGGGATCGCGTTTCATGCCAAGCCGATCGTGACCAAGCAGGCGCGTCACGCCATCGCGAACGTCGGGCTCGACGGGATCCTCTATCTGCTCGGCATGCGTGACCGCGATCTCGAGCGTCTCGCCCAAGGTGCGTCGACGTCGAGCGACGAGGCGCTCGCGGCGGCTTCCCGATAG
- a CDS encoding EAL domain-containing protein translates to MPTPTRWIWLPITWSPTTLVLASEPAAATWPASIAMVTTLTLTFLVVVAVAAARHFRRLRRDIAAELTQAREAHAALEERLTRTERLVEETQRLGHLGTWEWDAENDRLKWSAEVYRIFAIPPESFPGNYKGFLDCVHPDDRSRVERAVRAAIAGTRDYDCEHRILLPDGEVRYLHERATLTREHGRPTHMTGTVRDVTETRRAWMLQESRIRIMELIADGAPVQEALDAIATSIETLDQTLMCSIMLMDSATHRLRVGTAPSLPERLVEAIDRLTNEPANGTAARPSGEPLVVADVLYHPYWQSLAGITQESGVRSFWSEPIRDVGGNILGTFDIYSRAPGKPDAEQLMYIAQGAALVAVALQQARDRAARIAAEERARLLLESTSEGVFGLDPDGVTTFINPTGARLLGYDPNDLVGKPCPAVTHDGPEEGDSDATACRMLSVMHTGKDIVVSDEVLQRRDGTAFPVEYRATPIRVGDSAMGVVVTFHDITERKRTEEQILRLAYYDSLTGLPNRTLFKSQLTKRLTSVRRADKGFALHFLDLDRFKEVNDTLGHPVGDLLLKEVAQRLSTLVRGMDTVARFGGDEFAVIQPDAQSISDAATLAAKIVEHLSRPYSIDGHAITCGASVGVVFIPKPDIDLETLLGRADVALYKAKNNGRGSYAFHTDAMTRQVRRDAALTDRIDQAVRSGELFLHYQPQVELASGRITAVEALVRWRHPVEGILPPGDFVHLAERRGLFHVLGSWVLSTAAREARRWDDRGLAFGRISVNVSPQQVRAGCLADDVLATAEETGIDPARLELELTETAMMEYGEHYRTQIAVLRDLGVRLVLDDFGTGFSSLTYLRRSAVSTLKIDRQFVLDLDDNPESVETVQALLAVARALDLDTVAEGVETREQAERLEAMGCRCGQGMWFAPPMEAKAVERHLRAGFIRPESDDDRLPT, encoded by the coding sequence TTGCCCACTCCGACCCGATGGATCTGGCTTCCGATCACCTGGAGCCCCACGACACTCGTGCTCGCATCCGAGCCCGCGGCGGCGACTTGGCCAGCGTCCATCGCGATGGTCACGACGCTGACACTGACCTTCCTGGTTGTCGTTGCGGTCGCCGCGGCCCGGCATTTCCGGCGACTGCGTCGCGACATCGCCGCCGAGCTCACGCAGGCACGAGAGGCACACGCCGCGCTCGAAGAGCGCTTGACTCGAACCGAACGCTTGGTCGAAGAGACACAACGGCTCGGGCACCTCGGAACCTGGGAGTGGGATGCCGAGAACGACCGACTCAAGTGGTCCGCTGAGGTCTATCGCATCTTCGCGATCCCGCCCGAGAGCTTCCCGGGCAACTACAAAGGCTTCCTCGACTGCGTTCACCCGGACGACCGGAGTCGGGTCGAGCGTGCTGTTCGGGCGGCCATCGCCGGGACCCGGGACTACGACTGCGAGCACAGAATTCTGCTGCCGGACGGCGAGGTACGTTACCTCCACGAGCGCGCGACGCTGACCCGCGAGCACGGCCGTCCGACGCACATGACCGGAACGGTACGCGATGTCACCGAGACCCGACGCGCCTGGATGCTTCAGGAAAGCCGCATTCGCATCATGGAGTTGATCGCCGACGGCGCTCCCGTGCAGGAGGCGCTCGATGCGATCGCCACGTCGATCGAGACGCTCGACCAGACCCTCATGTGCTCGATCATGTTGATGGACAGCGCGACACACCGCCTGCGCGTCGGCACGGCGCCGAGCCTTCCGGAGCGACTCGTCGAGGCGATCGACCGCCTGACGAACGAACCGGCCAACGGAACGGCCGCCCGCCCGAGCGGCGAGCCTCTGGTCGTCGCGGACGTTCTCTATCATCCGTACTGGCAGTCGCTGGCAGGGATCACGCAAGAGAGCGGTGTCCGAAGTTTCTGGTCCGAGCCGATTCGCGATGTCGGCGGAAACATCTTGGGAACCTTCGACATCTATTCGCGGGCACCCGGAAAACCCGATGCAGAACAGTTGATGTATATCGCGCAGGGCGCTGCGCTGGTCGCGGTCGCCTTGCAGCAAGCACGTGATCGCGCCGCGCGGATCGCCGCGGAGGAACGCGCCCGCCTACTCTTGGAGTCGACGAGCGAAGGGGTGTTCGGGCTCGATCCCGACGGCGTGACGACCTTCATCAACCCCACCGGCGCACGCCTGTTGGGCTACGACCCGAACGACCTCGTCGGAAAGCCTTGCCCCGCCGTTACCCATGACGGCCCGGAAGAAGGCGACAGCGACGCGACCGCCTGCCGCATGCTCTCCGTGATGCATACCGGCAAGGACATCGTGGTCAGCGACGAGGTCCTGCAGCGACGTGACGGTACGGCGTTTCCCGTCGAGTATCGCGCCACGCCGATCCGCGTCGGCGACTCCGCGATGGGCGTCGTCGTCACCTTCCACGACATCACCGAACGCAAACGCACCGAGGAGCAGATCCTGCGACTCGCCTACTACGACAGCCTCACCGGCCTGCCCAATCGCACCCTTTTCAAAAGCCAGCTCACCAAGCGCCTCACCTCGGTCCGGCGCGCCGATAAGGGCTTTGCGCTGCATTTTCTCGATCTCGACCGCTTCAAAGAGGTCAACGACACCCTAGGTCACCCCGTTGGCGATCTGCTCTTAAAGGAGGTCGCCCAGCGCCTGTCGACCCTCGTTCGCGGCATGGACACGGTCGCACGATTCGGCGGCGACGAGTTCGCGGTCATTCAACCGGATGCGCAAAGCATCTCGGATGCTGCCACCTTGGCCGCGAAGATCGTCGAGCACCTGAGTCGGCCCTATTCGATCGACGGCCATGCCATCACTTGTGGAGCAAGCGTCGGTGTCGTCTTCATTCCCAAGCCGGATATCGACCTGGAAACCCTCCTCGGCCGGGCCGATGTCGCCCTCTACAAGGCGAAGAACAACGGACGCGGCAGCTACGCATTCCACACCGACGCCATGACACGGCAGGTCCGCCGCGATGCAGCCCTGACGGATCGGATCGACCAGGCCGTGCGCAGCGGCGAGCTCTTTCTGCACTACCAGCCACAGGTCGAGCTCGCGAGCGGGCGGATCACGGCGGTCGAGGCACTGGTGCGCTGGCGCCATCCGGTCGAAGGCATCCTGCCGCCCGGTGATTTCGTGCATCTCGCCGAACGCCGGGGATTGTTCCATGTCCTCGGCAGTTGGGTGCTGAGCACGGCGGCGCGCGAGGCACGCCGTTGGGATGACCGGGGCCTCGCCTTCGGTCGGATCAGCGTCAATGTCTCGCCCCAGCAGGTCCGCGCCGGCTGTCTCGCCGATGATGTCCTCGCAACGGCCGAGGAGACAGGGATCGACCCCGCCCGGCTCGAGCTCGAGCTCACCGAGACCGCAATGATGGAGTACGGCGAACACTATCGCACCCAGATTGCCGTGCTCCGGGATCTCGGCGTTCGGCTTGTTCTCGACGACTTCGGTACCGGCTTCTCGTCCCTGACCTATCTGCGTCGGTCCGCGGTCAGCACGCTCAAGATCGACCGTCAATTCGTCCTCGACCTCGACGACAACCCCGAGTCCGTCGAAACCGTTCAGGCCTTGCTTGCGGTCGCGCGGGCACTCGACCTCGACACGGTGGCGGAGGGCGTGGAGACCCGCGAGCAAGCCGAGCGCTTGGAGGCGATGGGGTGCCGGTGCGGGCAGGGGATGTGGTTCGCGCCTCCAATGGAGGCCAAGGCCGTCGAACGACACCTGAGAGCGGGGTTTATTCGACCCGAATCAGACGACGACCGACTGCCGACATAG